In a single window of the Pontibacter russatus genome:
- a CDS encoding GAF domain-containing protein: MDEKAASVNLTTAKNYDSEFCGSIPLHLVNLIQPHGVLLVLDKATLRIVQASENVGTQLNIPVEGLLEQSLSQYLPSDQYEDIRAKLKIQGSQEKIPLSLTWLAPENNLSFTALVHPKESYVLVELEAFNDADAPSFLGLYQQIKYVTALLKQAATATETAAIAATEIRRISGFDRVLVYQFDPQWNGIVIAQARQESMDDYMGLRFPASDVPKQARELYFSNPYRLIPTRSYDPVRLIPIVNPLTQRFTDLTECNLRSVAAVHLEYLANLGITASMSLPLIIDNRLWGLISCHHMAALNPSYELRSALELLSGIVSAQLASREREKAILLRAQLRGIHGKLLEQLYGSLSLAHGLLNGETNLQHLLSLTGAAVIYEGTTQTIGETPGRQELKELEGWLRRNKTEKLLATNSLPHLYASSKDYKDIASGLIVLPINPEQGEYILGFRPEVLQTVTWGGDPNNAIQLEPDGKTYHPRNSFATYKEIVKYTSPPWQPEELEAAEALRSAVLEKIIKEQ; encoded by the coding sequence ATGGACGAAAAAGCAGCCTCGGTTAACCTGACCACCGCTAAAAACTATGATTCTGAATTCTGCGGGAGCATTCCGCTGCACCTGGTTAACCTGATACAGCCACACGGCGTGCTGCTGGTGCTGGACAAAGCCACTCTGCGCATTGTGCAGGCCAGCGAGAATGTGGGCACACAGTTGAATATACCAGTGGAGGGACTGCTGGAGCAGTCTCTGTCGCAGTACCTGCCCTCCGACCAGTATGAGGACATCCGCGCCAAATTAAAAATCCAGGGCAGCCAGGAGAAGATACCCCTGAGTCTGACCTGGCTGGCGCCAGAGAATAACCTGAGCTTTACCGCGCTGGTGCATCCAAAGGAAAGCTATGTGCTGGTAGAACTGGAAGCATTTAACGATGCAGACGCGCCCTCTTTCCTCGGGCTCTACCAGCAGATAAAGTACGTTACAGCGCTGCTGAAGCAGGCTGCCACCGCCACAGAGACCGCAGCCATTGCGGCGACGGAGATACGGAGAATCTCCGGCTTCGACAGGGTGCTGGTGTACCAGTTCGACCCGCAGTGGAATGGCATTGTGATAGCCCAGGCAAGGCAAGAAAGCATGGACGACTACATGGGCCTGCGCTTCCCGGCCTCCGACGTGCCCAAGCAGGCCCGCGAGCTGTATTTCAGCAACCCGTACCGGCTCATCCCCACCCGCTCTTACGATCCGGTGCGCCTTATCCCGATCGTGAATCCGCTGACGCAGCGTTTCACTGATCTGACGGAGTGCAACCTGCGCAGCGTGGCGGCCGTGCACCTCGAGTACCTCGCCAACCTGGGCATAACGGCCTCCATGTCACTGCCCCTGATCATTGACAACCGCCTTTGGGGCCTCATCTCGTGTCACCACATGGCTGCCCTCAACCCGAGCTATGAGCTTAGGTCCGCCCTCGAGCTGCTTTCCGGAATTGTATCAGCCCAGTTGGCCAGCCGCGAGAGGGAGAAAGCCATCCTGCTGCGGGCACAGCTGCGCGGCATACACGGAAAGCTGCTGGAGCAGTTGTACGGCAGCCTCAGCTTAGCCCACGGACTTCTGAATGGCGAAACTAACCTGCAGCACCTGCTCTCGCTGACGGGGGCGGCGGTTATATATGAAGGCACTACACAGACCATCGGTGAGACACCCGGGAGGCAGGAGCTGAAAGAACTGGAAGGATGGCTCCGACGCAACAAGACAGAGAAGCTGCTGGCCACCAACAGCCTGCCGCACCTGTACGCCAGCAGCAAGGATTATAAAGACATTGCCAGCGGCCTGATCGTCCTGCCCATCAACCCGGAGCAGGGAGAGTATATACTCGGTTTCAGGCCGGAGGTGCTGCAAACCGTAACCTGGGGCGGAGACCCCAATAACGCCATCCAACTGGAGCCGGACGGAAAGACGTACCACCCGCGCAACTCCTTTGCAACCTATAAAGAAATTGTCAAGTACACCTCCCCGCCCTGGCAGCCTGAGGAACTGGAGGCGGCAGAGGCCCTGCGCAGCGCTGTGCTGGAGAAAATAATCAAGGAACAGTAA
- a CDS encoding O-methyltransferase, with protein sequence MTDEINQHFPRAYSRIDEATKASGFTMASDVQTCTLLRTLAASKPAGKFLELGTGTGLSTAWILDGMDADSSLLSIDNDPTFLKIAQRFLGDDERLQLMLTDGGEWVAHNRHQRFDYIFADTWHGKYLLLDEVLAMLNKGGLYIIDDMLPQPSWPDGHHAKATGLLAELESREDLLLTKQNWATGIVMAVRK encoded by the coding sequence ATGACAGACGAGATAAACCAACACTTCCCAAGGGCCTATAGCCGCATCGACGAGGCGACGAAAGCCTCCGGTTTTACAATGGCCTCTGATGTGCAGACCTGCACGCTGCTCCGGACGCTCGCTGCGTCCAAGCCTGCCGGTAAATTCCTGGAACTCGGGACAGGGACGGGCCTTTCCACCGCCTGGATACTGGACGGCATGGATGCTGACTCTTCCCTGCTGTCTATAGACAACGACCCCACATTTCTGAAAATCGCGCAGCGGTTTTTGGGGGACGACGAACGGCTGCAGCTGATGCTGACTGACGGAGGCGAATGGGTGGCGCACAACAGGCACCAGCGGTTCGACTATATATTCGCCGACACCTGGCACGGCAAGTACCTGCTCTTAGACGAGGTGCTGGCCATGCTGAACAAAGGCGGCTTATATATCATAGACGACATGCTGCCGCAGCCCAGTTGGCCCGACGGGCACCATGCAAAAGCGACCGGGCTTCTCGCGGAATTAGAGTCCAGGGAGGACCTGCTGCTGACAAAGCAGAACTGGGCAACGGGCATTGTCATGGCTGTCAGAAAATAA
- a CDS encoding alpha/beta fold hydrolase, protein MKDKQTVEQVIAQHKALGKFFMVDGVQTFALDEGSGEAVLCVHGVPTSSFLYRNVVRTLSWKGLRGVAIDLPGLGLADRPVDFDYSFRNFARFLARAAEELGLDKYHLVVHDIGGPIGFALAATHPDRILSLTILNTWIDVVNFRKPMPMRPFEKPVLGKLQLAALQHSTWYMMFKSMGTVNHDRISKEEIYAYVDLLKREDGGKAFLKIMRNFDRSTQFRDLCLKAVQRTPYPVQAIWGSDDPGLTFRRYGFEIMEAAELEHLYTLKAGHLLQEERWEDISKRIVELALVS, encoded by the coding sequence ATGAAAGACAAACAAACTGTAGAGCAGGTGATAGCCCAACACAAAGCCTTGGGGAAATTTTTTATGGTAGACGGCGTGCAGACTTTCGCGCTGGATGAGGGCAGCGGCGAGGCGGTGCTGTGCGTACACGGGGTGCCCACTTCCTCGTTCCTGTACCGCAACGTGGTGCGCACCCTGTCCTGGAAAGGCCTGCGGGGCGTGGCCATAGACCTGCCCGGGCTGGGACTTGCCGACAGACCCGTTGATTTTGACTACTCATTCCGCAACTTTGCCCGCTTCCTGGCCAGGGCCGCCGAAGAACTGGGGCTGGACAAATATCACCTGGTGGTACACGACATCGGCGGCCCCATCGGCTTTGCCCTTGCGGCCACCCACCCCGACAGAATCCTGTCGCTCACCATCCTGAACACCTGGATTGACGTGGTGAACTTCCGGAAACCCATGCCCATGCGCCCCTTCGAAAAGCCGGTGCTGGGAAAACTGCAACTGGCGGCGCTGCAACACAGCACCTGGTACATGATGTTCAAAAGCATGGGCACCGTCAACCACGACCGCATTTCAAAGGAAGAAATATACGCTTATGTGGACCTGCTGAAGCGGGAGGACGGTGGCAAGGCCTTCCTCAAAATCATGCGCAACTTCGACCGTTCCACTCAGTTCAGGGATCTGTGCCTGAAGGCCGTGCAGCGCACGCCTTACCCGGTGCAGGCCATCTGGGGCTCTGACGATCCGGGGCTGACGTTCCGGCGGTATGGGTTTGAGATAATGGAGGCCGCCGAACTTGAGCACCTCTACACGCTGAAGGCGGGACACCTGTTGCAGGAGGAGCGGTGGGAGGATATCTCGAAGAGAATAGTGGAGCTGGCGCTCGTTAGCTGA
- a CDS encoding HipA family kinase, which translates to MENLPELRSVQVIRYVTPLREGGSLPALVEADDEFMYVLKFRGAGQGVKALIAELIGGEVARAVGLKVPELVFAQLDEAFGRTEPDEEIQDLLRASEGLNLGLHYLSGAITFDALVTTVDATLASQIVWLDCLLTNVDRTARNTNMLIWHRELWLIDHGASLFFHHSWQNWEEQAKRPFVQVKDHVLLPRATEIAAADAAFRTILTPDRIRAIVSLIPDEWLLGDAPFASAEEHRQAYIYFLETRLAHSDNFVKEAQHARKALI; encoded by the coding sequence ATGGAAAATTTGCCTGAGCTCCGGTCTGTCCAGGTCATCCGGTATGTCACGCCGCTGCGGGAGGGCGGTTCGCTGCCCGCGCTGGTGGAGGCGGACGACGAGTTTATGTATGTGCTCAAATTCAGGGGGGCCGGGCAGGGCGTGAAAGCGCTGATAGCCGAGTTGATAGGCGGTGAGGTGGCCCGCGCGGTGGGTCTGAAAGTACCAGAACTGGTGTTCGCCCAGCTCGACGAAGCCTTCGGCCGAACGGAGCCCGACGAGGAAATACAGGACCTGCTGCGGGCCAGCGAGGGACTGAACCTGGGGCTGCACTACCTCTCCGGCGCCATCACCTTCGATGCGCTGGTCACGACCGTGGATGCCACCCTCGCCTCGCAGATTGTGTGGCTGGACTGCCTGCTCACCAACGTGGACCGCACCGCGCGCAACACCAACATGCTCATCTGGCACCGGGAACTCTGGCTGATCGACCACGGCGCCTCCCTCTTCTTCCATCATTCGTGGCAGAACTGGGAGGAGCAGGCCAAAAGGCCGTTCGTGCAGGTGAAGGACCATGTGCTGCTGCCCCGCGCCACGGAAATAGCCGCCGCAGACGCCGCCTTCCGCACGATACTGACACCGGATCGCATCCGCGCCATCGTTTCCCTCATCCCGGACGAATGGCTGCTCGGCGACGCGCCTTTCGCGTCGGCGGAGGAGCACCGACAGGCCTATATATACTTCCTGGAGACACGCCTGGCCCATTCAGATAACTTTGTAAAAGAAGCGCAGCATGCAAGAAAAGCACTTATTTGA
- a CDS encoding DUF3037 domain-containing protein encodes MQEKHLFEYAVIRVVPCVAREEFVNVGVILYCSAQGFLQTRYHLNPERLQAFPGNVDLAELQERLQAFERICQGGAAGGTIGRLPLASRFRWLTATRSTVVQTSPVHPGLCVDARETLDRLYTQLVL; translated from the coding sequence ATGCAAGAAAAGCACTTATTTGAGTACGCCGTTATTCGCGTGGTGCCGTGTGTCGCGCGCGAGGAGTTTGTGAATGTGGGCGTCATATTGTACTGCTCCGCGCAAGGATTCCTGCAAACGCGCTACCACCTGAATCCGGAGCGGCTACAGGCTTTTCCCGGCAACGTGGATTTAGCTGAGTTGCAGGAGCGCCTCCAGGCCTTCGAGCGCATCTGCCAGGGCGGTGCGGCAGGCGGCACCATTGGCAGGCTGCCCCTCGCCTCGCGATTCCGCTGGCTCACCGCCACCCGCAGCACGGTGGTACAAACTTCGCCTGTGCATCCGGGGCTCTGTGTAGATGCCAGGGAAACACTCGATCGCTTATATACCCAGTTGGTGTTGTAG
- a CDS encoding XdhC family protein — translation MKEVQDIVAAYDEAQREGRQTALATVVHVLGSSYRRPGARMLVTDDGKLTGAISGGCLEGDALRKARLVMARQQALLATYDTTDEDDAKLGVGLGCNGIIQILIEPIDPANPLNPIQLLKTFLRHRQTAVLVTLFSLAHRKAEQPGTCFLMEQNGYIKGHALADKTLQAALEAQAKEALQTGASSFVAYDDGQQLTSFVEVLKPPVALVVVGAGNDAIPLVQLADVLGWEITVVDGRANYATAARFPLAKRVLVAKPELLLAHISPDNLTAFVLMTHNYNYDSAVLRQILPLQPPYIGSLGPKKKLGRMLEELEGEGVPVTEAQRQVLYGPTGLDIGSETSEEIALSIIAEIKAVFSRRSGAPLRDKPDVIHPRQDAVIRKASFSGQVDASAETG, via the coding sequence ATGAAGGAAGTGCAGGACATCGTGGCAGCGTACGACGAGGCGCAGCGCGAAGGCAGGCAAACTGCCCTCGCAACGGTTGTACACGTGCTGGGCTCGTCGTACCGCAGGCCGGGAGCCCGCATGCTGGTGACGGACGACGGGAAACTGACGGGCGCCATCAGCGGCGGCTGCCTGGAGGGGGATGCCCTACGCAAGGCGCGCCTGGTGATGGCGCGGCAGCAGGCCCTGCTCGCCACCTACGACACCACCGACGAGGATGACGCCAAACTGGGGGTAGGGCTGGGCTGCAACGGCATCATCCAGATACTGATAGAACCGATTGATCCCGCTAACCCGCTTAATCCCATTCAGCTGTTGAAGACGTTTCTCCGGCACAGGCAGACGGCGGTGCTGGTCACGCTGTTTTCGTTGGCGCACCGGAAGGCGGAGCAGCCGGGCACCTGCTTCCTGATGGAGCAGAACGGGTATATAAAAGGACATGCACTTGCGGATAAAACATTGCAGGCCGCGCTGGAAGCCCAGGCAAAGGAAGCGCTGCAAACCGGCGCCTCCTCGTTTGTGGCATATGATGACGGGCAGCAACTGACAAGCTTTGTGGAGGTGCTGAAGCCGCCAGTCGCGCTGGTGGTGGTGGGGGCCGGGAACGATGCCATTCCGCTGGTGCAGCTGGCCGACGTGCTGGGCTGGGAGATCACGGTGGTCGACGGCCGCGCCAACTACGCCACCGCGGCACGCTTCCCGCTGGCGAAGCGGGTGCTGGTGGCTAAACCGGAGCTGCTGCTGGCCCATATATCCCCGGACAACCTCACTGCCTTCGTGCTGATGACCCACAACTATAATTATGACAGCGCCGTGCTCCGACAAATCCTGCCGCTGCAGCCTCCCTATATAGGCTCCCTGGGGCCGAAGAAAAAGCTGGGCCGCATGCTAGAGGAACTGGAGGGGGAGGGAGTGCCGGTGACGGAGGCGCAGCGTCAGGTGCTATATGGTCCCACGGGGTTGGATATCGGCTCCGAAACCTCCGAAGAAATCGCCCTGTCTATTATAGCCGAAATCAAAGCAGTTTTCTCCAGGAGATCCGGTGCACCTTTGCGCGACAAGCCTGACGTGATTCACCCGCGTCAGGACGCGGTTATCCGGAAAGCCTCTTTTTCAGGCCAGGTGGATGCGTCGGCTGAGACAGGGTAA
- the msrA gene encoding peptide-methionine (S)-S-oxide reductase MsrA, producing the protein MENEDKQYELATFAGGCFWCMVKPFDQWPGIKKVVSGYTGGEIENPTYEQVCSDTTGHYEAVQITFDPSVISYKELLEVFWQQVDPTDTGGQFGDRGSSYRTAIFYHSDEQKQQAEESKREMNENGPFSQPIVTPILPAKPFYPAEEYHQDYYKKNPSHYQRYHVGSGRAGFIQRHWQK; encoded by the coding sequence ATGGAGAACGAAGATAAGCAATATGAGCTGGCCACGTTTGCGGGCGGCTGCTTCTGGTGCATGGTCAAGCCCTTCGACCAGTGGCCGGGCATCAAAAAAGTAGTGTCGGGCTATACCGGGGGAGAAATCGAAAACCCGACCTACGAGCAGGTGTGCTCCGACACCACCGGCCACTACGAAGCCGTGCAGATTACATTCGACCCCAGTGTTATCTCCTACAAGGAACTGCTGGAGGTTTTCTGGCAGCAGGTGGACCCGACCGACACGGGCGGCCAGTTCGGCGACCGCGGCTCCTCTTACCGGACGGCGATTTTCTACCACTCCGACGAGCAGAAGCAGCAGGCGGAGGAGTCGAAAAGGGAAATGAACGAGAACGGGCCCTTCTCCCAACCCATCGTGACGCCCATTCTGCCGGCCAAACCTTTCTACCCCGCCGAGGAATACCACCAGGACTACTACAAAAAGAACCCATCGCACTACCAGCGGTATCATGTGGGCTCGGGCAGGGCGGGCTTTATACAGAGGCACTGGCAGAAGTAA
- a CDS encoding sulfite exporter TauE/SafE family protein has translation MQHWELLLFFFAIAFIYASVGFGGGSSYLAILALYALPFKELRLIALLCNIVVVTGGTILFVQNNHVNWRKILPLVLASVPMAFVGATLRIEQRTFFILLGCSLLVAAVLLWTSKKNRDINAVVLANRKSYIKDSVLGGGIGFLSGMLGIGGGIFLSPLLNLMMWDNSRKIAATASVFILVNSLSGIAGQLLQLPPEINYTRILLLCVAVFAGGQLGSRMAIMKFNPLMIRRMTAALIFVAGIEVLYKHLG, from the coding sequence ATGCAGCATTGGGAGCTCCTGCTATTCTTCTTTGCCATCGCCTTTATATATGCCTCCGTCGGCTTCGGCGGCGGCTCCAGCTACCTCGCCATTCTTGCCCTGTACGCCCTGCCATTTAAGGAACTGCGGCTGATTGCCCTGCTCTGCAACATTGTGGTGGTAACGGGGGGCACCATCCTGTTTGTGCAGAACAACCACGTGAACTGGCGAAAGATACTGCCTCTGGTGCTGGCCAGCGTGCCCATGGCTTTTGTGGGCGCCACCCTCCGGATTGAGCAGCGCACGTTCTTTATCCTGCTGGGCTGCAGCCTGCTGGTAGCCGCCGTGCTGCTCTGGACGAGCAAAAAGAACCGGGACATAAACGCTGTTGTTCTCGCGAACCGGAAATCATATATAAAAGATAGTGTGTTAGGCGGCGGCATCGGGTTTTTGTCGGGCATGCTGGGCATTGGCGGCGGCATTTTCCTCTCGCCCTTGCTGAACCTGATGATGTGGGACAACTCCAGGAAAATAGCGGCCACCGCCAGCGTCTTCATCCTGGTAAACTCCCTCTCGGGCATTGCGGGGCAACTGCTGCAGTTGCCGCCAGAAATTAATTATACACGCATTCTGTTATTATGCGTGGCGGTGTTTGCCGGAGGGCAACTGGGCTCTCGGATGGCCATCATGAAATTTAACCCGCTCATGATCCGGCGCATGACGGCCGCGCTTATTTTTGTGGCGGGCATCGAGGTGCTCTATAAACACTTGGGTTGA
- the moaD gene encoding molybdopterin converting factor subunit 1, with protein sequence MKLNVLAFGIAKDIFGASAVEVEVANEATVASLKETLEEQYPRLKQLTSFMVAVNNEYAGADDALQHRDEIAIIPPVSGG encoded by the coding sequence ATGAAACTGAATGTACTGGCCTTCGGGATTGCGAAAGATATATTCGGCGCTTCGGCTGTGGAGGTAGAGGTGGCAAACGAAGCAACGGTTGCCAGCCTGAAAGAAACGCTGGAGGAACAATACCCGCGCCTGAAGCAGCTGACTTCCTTTATGGTAGCGGTGAACAACGAGTACGCCGGGGCCGACGATGCTTTACAGCACCGCGACGAAATCGCCATCATTCCGCCCGTGAGCGGGGGGTAA
- a CDS encoding molybdenum cofactor biosynthesis protein MoaE — MIDIKITAEPLDIPACIDWVMSPQSGGIDVFIGTVRDATKGKPVVRLEFEAYVPMALSETRKLAERAMAEWPLHKVLLHHRTGVLPIGDVPVVIAVSAAHRAAAFEACRFLIDTLKQTVPIWKKEIFEDGEVWVAAHP; from the coding sequence ATGATAGATATAAAAATAACGGCAGAGCCTCTGGATATACCGGCCTGTATCGATTGGGTGATGTCGCCGCAAAGCGGGGGCATCGACGTGTTTATCGGCACGGTGCGCGATGCCACCAAAGGCAAGCCGGTGGTGCGCCTGGAGTTTGAGGCCTACGTGCCGATGGCGCTGAGCGAGACGCGCAAGCTGGCGGAGCGGGCGATGGCGGAGTGGCCGCTGCACAAAGTGCTTCTCCACCACCGCACCGGCGTGCTGCCCATCGGCGATGTGCCCGTGGTGATTGCCGTCTCGGCCGCGCACCGCGCCGCCGCTTTCGAGGCCTGCCGCTTCCTCATCGACACGCTGAAGCAAACGGTGCCCATCTGGAAAAAAGAGATTTTTGAAGACGGCGAGGTGTGGGTCGCCGCGCACCCCTAG
- a CDS encoding cation-translocating P-type ATPase: MKNWHTKPKEEVLSELKTSAKGIPDAEAEARLQQYGPNALREKRRKSPLKMLLRQFTETMVLILIAAAVLSFFLGKTTEAVAILAIVLLFGFLGFFQEYRAEKAMAALNRMVVPLVRVRRGGTVIETAAKKLVPGDIVQLEAGNVVPADIRILKSFNLKVQEAALTGESEPVEKSTDPIGQEDVPLGDRKNMAYMGTVVTYGRAEGVTVATGMETELGKIADMLGTVETSRTPLQERLDKLGKTLAMFGVAAALLILGVGVLLGEELADMFLTAVSVAVAVIPEGLPAVVTITLALGGQRMLKRNALIRKLPAVETLGSVTVICSDKTGTLTQNKMAVTVVDTADYRVEIRGGANIESEGKAANALDFALAVSVLCNDATLDKAADMDNAQIIGDPTEAALLVAGARRGIHKEDLYGALPRVNEMPFDSDRKRMSTLHQISGSLPAYFPAQPQGSYLLCSKGAPDALLTVADSVWVNGVQEALDDVWRERILEANTSLAENGIRVLGLAFREVEAANGSADMEQGLTFIGLAGMIDPPREEVKVAVENCKLAGIKTIMITGDHPLTAAAIGRELQFADQPDAITGEKLQRADEGELMALAGKTSVYARVSPEDKLRIVSALQKRGEVVAMTGDGVNDSPALRKANIGVAMGITGTDVAKEAADMVLLDDNFATIVAAVEEGRVIFDNLVRFIKFSLAGNIGKVVVMLLGPFFGMVIALQPLQLLWLNLLTDGLLGLGLGTEPAEEDTMRRPPRDPEKGVLEKKDGLQLGIVGGTIAAVSLGLALYYYNPSEPDDLTWQTMIFTTIGFAQVFQALALRSSAHSAFSIGTNPLMALVVVATILLQLAVVYLPFTQPFFRLVPLPLEELLISFAAGSIVFFVIKLERRLIRR; encoded by the coding sequence ATGAAAAACTGGCACACTAAACCCAAGGAGGAAGTCTTATCCGAACTGAAGACATCAGCCAAAGGCATTCCGGATGCCGAAGCCGAGGCACGGCTACAGCAATACGGGCCCAACGCGCTGCGTGAGAAAAGGCGTAAGAGCCCCCTGAAGATGCTGCTGCGGCAGTTCACCGAGACCATGGTGCTCATTCTGATTGCGGCGGCTGTCCTTTCCTTTTTTCTCGGCAAGACTACCGAGGCGGTGGCGATACTGGCCATTGTGTTGCTGTTCGGGTTCCTCGGTTTCTTTCAGGAGTACCGGGCAGAGAAGGCGATGGCGGCCCTAAACCGCATGGTGGTTCCGCTTGTGCGGGTGCGCAGGGGAGGGACTGTCATAGAAACAGCGGCGAAAAAGCTGGTTCCCGGCGACATTGTGCAACTGGAGGCGGGCAATGTGGTGCCTGCTGATATCCGGATACTGAAGTCCTTTAACCTGAAGGTGCAGGAGGCTGCCCTGACGGGCGAGTCCGAACCAGTGGAAAAAAGCACTGACCCCATTGGGCAGGAGGACGTTCCGCTCGGAGACCGGAAAAACATGGCCTATATGGGCACGGTGGTCACCTACGGCCGGGCGGAGGGGGTAACGGTGGCAACCGGCATGGAAACGGAACTGGGGAAAATTGCGGACATGCTGGGAACCGTGGAAACCAGCAGAACGCCCCTGCAGGAGAGACTGGACAAACTGGGCAAGACGCTGGCAATGTTTGGCGTGGCCGCCGCCCTCCTGATTCTGGGCGTCGGCGTTTTACTGGGGGAGGAGCTCGCAGACATGTTTCTGACGGCTGTGAGCGTGGCCGTGGCGGTTATTCCGGAGGGGCTTCCGGCAGTGGTCACCATTACGCTGGCGCTGGGCGGGCAACGGATGCTGAAGCGGAACGCCCTGATCCGGAAGCTGCCCGCCGTGGAGACACTCGGCTCCGTTACCGTTATCTGCTCCGATAAAACGGGCACCCTCACGCAGAATAAAATGGCCGTGACAGTGGTGGACACGGCGGATTACAGAGTAGAGATAAGGGGAGGGGCAAACATAGAGTCAGAGGGAAAAGCAGCGAATGCCCTTGACTTCGCGCTGGCTGTCTCCGTGCTGTGCAACGATGCGACATTAGACAAGGCCGCTGATATGGACAATGCACAGATCATAGGCGACCCCACAGAGGCAGCCCTATTAGTTGCAGGCGCCAGAAGGGGCATCCACAAAGAAGATCTCTACGGTGCGCTCCCTCGGGTGAACGAGATGCCTTTCGACAGTGACCGGAAGAGGATGTCTACCCTTCACCAGATTAGCGGGAGTTTGCCGGCTTATTTCCCGGCGCAGCCGCAGGGTTCTTACCTGCTGTGCTCCAAAGGGGCTCCCGATGCCCTCCTCACTGTTGCTGATTCTGTATGGGTGAACGGGGTGCAGGAGGCCCTTGACGACGTGTGGCGGGAAAGGATACTGGAAGCCAACACCAGTCTGGCCGAAAACGGCATCAGGGTATTGGGACTCGCGTTCCGGGAGGTAGAGGCAGCCAATGGCAGCGCGGACATGGAGCAGGGCCTGACTTTTATCGGCCTGGCGGGGATGATAGACCCGCCCCGCGAAGAAGTGAAGGTCGCCGTCGAGAACTGCAAACTGGCCGGTATCAAAACCATCATGATCACCGGCGACCATCCGCTAACGGCCGCAGCCATCGGCCGGGAACTGCAATTCGCGGATCAGCCGGATGCCATTACGGGAGAAAAGCTGCAGCGGGCGGATGAAGGGGAACTTATGGCGCTGGCCGGAAAAACTTCTGTATATGCACGGGTGTCGCCGGAGGATAAGTTGCGCATTGTGAGCGCCCTCCAGAAAAGGGGGGAAGTAGTGGCCATGACCGGCGACGGAGTGAACGACTCTCCTGCCCTGCGCAAGGCCAACATCGGGGTAGCGATGGGCATCACAGGAACAGACGTGGCCAAGGAGGCAGCCGACATGGTGTTGCTGGACGATAACTTTGCCACCATTGTGGCCGCCGTGGAGGAGGGCAGGGTGATTTTTGACAACCTGGTCCGGTTTATTAAGTTCTCCCTGGCAGGTAACATCGGGAAGGTCGTGGTCATGCTGCTGGGCCCGTTCTTCGGGATGGTGATTGCCCTGCAGCCGCTGCAACTGCTGTGGCTGAACCTGCTGACAGACGGCCTGCTGGGGCTAGGGCTGGGCACAGAACCCGCTGAAGAGGATACCATGAGACGGCCTCCCAGGGACCCTGAAAAGGGAGTGCTGGAGAAGAAAGACGGCCTCCAGTTGGGAATAGTGGGAGGCACCATCGCCGCTGTCTCGCTGGGGCTGGCCCTGTATTACTACAACCCCTCGGAGCCAGACGACCTTACCTGGCAGACGATGATTTTTACCACCATCGGTTTTGCGCAGGTTTTTCAGGCCCTTGCGCTGCGATCCTCCGCCCACTCCGCGTTTTCCATTGGCACCAACCCACTGATGGCGCTGGTTGTGGTTGCCACCATCCTGCTGCAACTTGCAGTTGTTTACCTGCCCTTTACGCAGCCCTTCTTCCGGCTGGTGCCCCTTCCGCTGGAGGAGTTGCTCATATCCTTTGCAGCGGGCAGCATCGTTTTCTTTGTGATAAAGCTTGAGAGAAGACTCATTAGAAGATAA